A genomic region of Manihot esculenta cultivar AM560-2 chromosome 15, M.esculenta_v8, whole genome shotgun sequence contains the following coding sequences:
- the LOC110600972 gene encoding small nuclear ribonucleoprotein Sm D2 translates to MSRPMEEEGSKNEEEEFNTGPLSVLMMSVKNNTQVLINCRNNKKLLGRVRAFDRHCNMVLENVREMWTEVPKTGKGKKKAMPVNKDRFISKMFLRGDSVIIVLRNPK, encoded by the exons ATGAG CCGGCCAATGGAGGAAGAG GGTAGCAAGAATGAGGAGGAGGAGTTTAACACTGGACCCCTTTCAGTACTCATGATGAGTGTCAAAAATAACACACAG GTGCTTATTAATTGTCGGAACAACAAAAAACTTCTTGGTCGTGTTAGAGCATTTGATCGGCATTGTAACATGGTTCTTGAAAATGTCAGGGAGATGTGGACTGAG GTACCTAAGACAGGAAAGGGCAAGAAAAAAGCCATGCCAGTAAACAAAGACAGATTCATTAGTAAGATGTTTCTGCGGGGAGACTCCGTAATCATCGTTCTTAGGAATCCCAAGTGA
- the LOC110602221 gene encoding protein POLLEN DEFECTIVE IN GUIDANCE 1 — MALRSSGRKLSFNILSESSSVEEDDFLLYQSNMDPIEKISGATENPNRKKKRHRKKKTPESYSMIPEHPITHSGFIESNSAVQNGNVFLDNRNSYVGGGSVVCTVSDVTEDCQSVFNNSGSELRQRNVSNGGGGEEIVSSSSRVEENGTVDREVEVSSTEKHWSSEPNGSIVPTVKLETAESLDWNRLMAEDPNFLFSVEISPVKYFMDEMYKGNSLRSTTTLGSEMERERVYDTIFRLPWRCELLIDVGFFVCLDSFLSLLTIMPTRMLMTLWRLLSARQFKKPSAAELSDVGCFLVLASGVALLERTDISLIYHMIRGQGTIKLYVIYNVLEVFDKLCQSFGGDVLQTLFNSAEGLASCSEENPRFWIWRFMSDQALAMAFSILHSFILLAQAIALSTCIIAHNNALLALLVSNNFAEIKSNVFKRFSKDNIHNLVYSDSIERFHISAFLLFVLAQNILEAEGPWFESFLFNALMVFICEILIDIIKHSFLAKFNDIKPIAYSEFLEDLCNQTLNTQTEDKKKNLTFVPLAPACVVIRVLTPVYAAHLPYGPRAWRFFWILLLSAMTYVMLTSLKVMIGMGLRKHATWYINRCRNRKRHLHND, encoded by the exons ATGGCGTTGAGATCCTCAGGTAGAAAGCTTTCCTTCAATATTCTAAGCGAAAGCAGCTCCGTTGAGGAAGACGACTTCCTTCTTTACCAATCAAATATGGATCCAATCGAGAAAATTTCCGGTGCTACGGAGAATCCGAATCGGAAAAAGAAGAGACATAGGAAGAAGAAAACTCCTGAATCTTACTCCATGATCCCTGAACATCCGATCACTCATTCGGGATTCATCGAATCCAATTCTGCTGTCCAGAACGGGAACGTGTTTTTGGATAACAGAAACAGTTATGTTGGAGGTGGGAGTGTGGTGTGTACAGTAAGTGACGTGACGGAGGATTGCCAGAGTGTGTTTAACAACAGTGGTAGTGAGCTGAGGCAGAGGAATGTGAGtaatggtggaggaggtgaggAGATTGTGTCGTCTTCTTCGCGGGTGGAGGAGAATGGGACGGTGGATAGAGAAGTGGAGGTAAGTTCGACAGAGAAGCATTGGAGTAGTGAGCCCAATGGGAGTATTGTTCCGACTGTAAAGTTAGAAACTGCAGAGTCATTGGATTGGAACCGGCTCATGGCGGAGGATCCTAATT TTCTCTTCTCGGTGGAGATTTCACCAGTGAAGTACTTTATGGATGAAATGTATAAAGGAAATTCATTGAGGAGCACAACAACTCTTGGCAGTGAGATGGAGAGGGAAAGGGTCTATGATACTATCTTTCGCTTGCCATGGAGATGTGAACTG CTCATAGATGTTGGCTTCTTTGTATGCTTGGATTCATTTTTATCACTGTTAACGATTATGCCAACGAGGATGCTGATGACCCTTTGGAGGCTTCTAAGTGCAAG GCAGTTCAAGAAGCCTTCTGCAGCAGAGCTCTCTGATGTGGGCTGCTTTCTTGTCTTGGCTTCAGGTGTTGCTCTATTGGAGCGCACAG ATATCAGCTTAATATATCACATGATCCGTGGTCAAGGAACAATCAAACTGTATGTGATTTACAATGTTTTGGAG GTATTTGATAAACTATGTCAAAGTTTTGGTGGAGATGTgttgcaaactctatttaaCTCTGCAGAAGGGCTTGCTAGTTGTTCAGAAGAAAATCCAAGATTCTGGATTTGGAGATTTATGTCTGATCAGGCTTTAGCTATGGCCTTTTCAA TTCttcattctttcattttatTAGCTCAGGCAATTGCTTTATCAACTTGCATTATTGCTCATAATAATGCCTTGCTGGCTTTGCTAGTTTCCAATAACTTTGCTGAGATAAAAAGCAACGTCTTTAAACGCTTCAGTAAGGATAATATTCACAATCTGGTGTATTCTG ATTCAATAGAGAGATTCCACATTTCAGCATTTCTCTTATTTGTCTTAGCTCAAAATATTCTGGAAGCTGAGGGTCCTTGGTTTGAGAGTTTTCTTTTT AATGCTTTGATGGTTTTCATCTGTGAGATTTTAATTGACATCATAAAGCATTCATTCCTTGCCAAATTCAATGACATAAAGCCCATTGCTTACTCTGAATTTCTTGAAGACCTTTGCAACCAG ACTTTGAATACTCAAACTGAGgacaagaaaaaaaatctcactTTTGTTCCTCTGGCACCAGCTTGTGTG GTTATCCGAGTGCTGACTCCAGTATATGCTGCTCACCTTCCCTACGGTCCTCGGGCATGGAGGTTCTTTTGGATCCTCCTCCTATCTGCCATGACCTATGTCATGCTTACAAGTCTGAAGGTGATGATTGGAATGGGCCTACGAAAACATGCTACATGGTACATCAATAGGTGCCGGAACAGAAAACGCCATCTTCACAATGATTAA
- the LOC110602157 gene encoding G-type lectin S-receptor-like serine/threonine-protein kinase At5g24080 → MSLFYLLFSLILFLGPSPSSQENLTSFSSLKSPWLPTQGKILLSPNSTFAAGFRALKNGFTFSVWYNNLQTVVWSANRDGSPLFLSNEASLVITSTGELRLTNSSSGTNLWPGGAIGNSNSISLALNETGNLVYGNWESFKYPTDTFLPTQIMNINGTELVSNNGKFQFSNSTSLVFNKSETYYTATSSLQQLTTDGSVAQVNGASIISADFSTTDSRLRRLTLDDDGVLRIYSFDPNLGQWFVAWQAIPELCKVHGLCGPNAICTSDGSNTTSCECPPGFRKSSANKDACERKIPLSRNTKFLRLDYVNFTGGLDQRDLKVRNFSTCEASCLNKTNCLGFMFKYDGQGYCVLQLERMLYGYWSPGTETAMFLRVDSSEQDKSNFSGMTSVLETTCPVRISLPLPPEESNTTTRNIAIICTLFAAELISGVLFFWAFLKKYIKYRDMARTLGLEFLPAGGPKRFTYAELKAATDDFSNANAIGRGGFGDVYRGELPDKRIVAIKCLKHVTGGDAEFWAEVTIIARMHHLNLVRLWGFCAEKGQRILVYEYVPNGSLDKYLFPAGQVASSGSEMEMGPVAIDGRKPILDWGIRYRIALGVARAIAYLHEECLEWVLHCDIKPENILLGDDFCPKISDFGLAKLRKKEDMVSMSRIRGTRGYMAPEWVRSDPITPKADVYSFGMVLLEIVTGSRNFEIRDSLMESEDWYFPRWAFDKVFKEMKVDDILDRKVKHCYDAKLHFDMVDRMVKTAMWCLQDRPETRPSMGKVAKMLEGTVEITEPKKPTIFYLGDE, encoded by the coding sequence ATGTCTCTCTTCTATCTCCTTTTCtctcttattcttttcttaGGCCCCTCACCATCATCACAAGAGAACCTCACTTCTTTCTCCTCCTTAAAATCCCCATGGCTTCCGACCCAGGGCAAGATCCTGCTCTCTCCCAACTCCACCTTTGCTGCCGGTTTTCGGGCTCTGAAGAATGGTTTCACCTTCTCAGTTTGGTATAACAATTTGCAGACCGTTGTTTGGTCGGCTAACAGGGATGGTTCTCCGCTTTTTCTCTCTAACGAAGCCTCTCTGGTCATCACATCCACTGGTGAGCTCCGCCTGACCAACTCTTCTTCAGGCACGAACTTGTGGCCTGGTGGAGCTATAGGAAATTCGAATTCCATTTCACTTGCCTTGAATGAAACTGGGAATCTTGTTTATGGCAACTGGGAAAGCTTCAAATATCCAACTGATACTTTCTTGCCTACCCAGATCATGAACATAAATGGAACTGAACTTGTCTCGAATAATGGTAAGTTCCAGTTTTCGAATTCCACTTCCCTTGTTTTCAATAAATCTGAAACTTATTACACGGCAACTAGCTCGTTACAACAGCTAACGACGGATGGCAGCGTGGCACAAGTAAACGGAGCTTCAATAATTTCTGCTGATTTTTCTACTACCGATTCTCGGTTGCGGAGGTTGACACTTGACGACGATGGCGTTCTAAGAATATACAGTTTCGATCCAAATCTGGGTCAATGGTTTGTTGCTTGGCAGGCAATTCCAGAACTCTGTAAAGTTCATGGGCTTTGTGGGCCGAATGCTATCTGTACGAGCGATGGCTCAAATACTACTTCCTGCGAGTGCCCACCAGGATTCAGGAAAAGTTCTGCAAACAAAGATGCTTGTGAAAGAAAAATTCCTCTCTCCAGAAACACCAAGTTTCTTCGGCTCGATTATGTCAATTTCACTGGTGGATTAGATCAGAGGGACCTGAAGGTCAGAAACTTCTCTACTTGTGAAGCAAGCTGTTTGAACAAGACGAATTGTCTGGGTTTTATGTTCAAGTATGATGGTCAAGGGTACTGCGTGCTTCAGCTTGAACGAATGCTATATGGGTACTGGTCTCCAGGCACCGAAACCGCCATGTTCTTGCGTGTGGATAGTTCCGAACAAGATAAATCTAATTTCAGTGGTATGACCAGTGTGTTGGAGACGACATGTCCTGTTCGAATCAGCCTCCCTCTCCCACCAGAAGAATCCAATACTACGACAAGAAATATTGCAATAATCTGCACATTATTTGCCGCTGAGCTTATTTCTGGGGTACTGTTCTTTTGGGCCTTTTTGAAGAAGTACATCAAGTACAGAGACATGGCTCGGACATTAGGCCTGGAATTTCTTCCTGCTGGTGGACCTAAACGGTTCACATATGCAGAGCTCAAAGCAGCAACTGATGATTTCTCCAATGCTAATGCTATTGGGAGAGGTGGATTCGGTGATGTTTACAGAGGAGAACTACCTGATAAGCGAATTGTTGCCATTAAGTGCTTGAAACATGTCACCGGAGGCGATGCTGAGTTCTGGGCAGAGGTTACTATTATTGCCAGGATGCATCATCTCAATTTAGTCAGGTTATGGGGCTTTTGTGCTGAGAAAGGGCAGAGGATTTTAGTTTACGAGTATGTGCCTAATGGATCCCTTGATAagtacctgtttcctgcgggtCAGGTTGCATCTTCAGGATCGGAGATGGAGATGGGTCCTGTGGCTATTGACGGCCGGAAACCCATACTCGATTGGGGGATCAGATACAGGATCGCACTTGGTGTGGCAAGAGCAATTGCATACTTACATGAAGAGTGTCTGGAATGGGTTTTGCACTGTGATATCAAGCCTGAAAATATACTCCTGGGTGATGATTTTTGTCCAAAAATTTCAGATTTCGGGTTAGCCAAgttgagaaaaaaagaagatatGGTAAGTATGTCTCGGATCCGGGGAACTCGTGGATATATGGCACCGGAATGGGTAAGAAGCGATCCGATTACCCCTAAAGCCGATGTATATAGTTTTGGCATGGTGCTATTAGAAATTGTAACTGGATCTAGGAATTTTGAGATCCGAGATTCTTTGATGGAGAGTGAAGATTGGTACTTCCCCAGATGGGCATTTGATAAGGTGTTTAAGGAAATGAAAGTAGATGAcattctggatcgtaaggttaAGCATTGTTACGATGCTAAGCTGCATTTTGACATGGTGGATAGGATGGTGAAGACGGCAATGTGGTGCCTTCAAGACAGGCCAGAGACGAGGCCGTCGATGGGGAAGGTTGCTAAGATGTTGGAAGGGACTGTGGAGATCACAGAACCAAAGAAGCCTACCATCTTTTACTTGGGAGACGAATAA
- the LOC110602620 gene encoding protein RGF1 INDUCIBLE TRANSCRIPTION FACTOR 1: MVGCQIYIKEKADWLSKLLQSKFFSSCDDHQELRKNEKNVFCIDCNLEFCRHCVKKAHCLHRQLQICKYVYHDVVRLQDIQKHLDCSKIQTYKINGEKAVHLNPRPQSKDSKPSTKAKFGASCEACGRYLQDLPNRFCSIACKVSAGSVKKEQKHKMITFSIGLSWKENYNGERNSSEEENEYLTDMSEETQGWLSSALKPRRQLHKRKGIPRRSPLC, translated from the exons ATG GTAGGATGCCAGATTTATATAAAGGAAAAAGCAGATTGGCTGAGTAAACTTTTGCAGAGCAAATTCTTTAGTTCTTGTGATGATCATCAAGAACTGAGAAAGAATGAGAAGAATGTATTCTGCATAGACTGTAATCTTGAATTTTGCAGGCATTGTGTGAAGAAGGCTCATTGCCTTCACCGCCAACTTCAGATCTGCAAGTATGTGTACCATGATGTTGTCAGGCTTCAAGACATTCAGAAACATCTAGATTGCTCTAAAATTCAg ACATACAAGATTAATGGCGAAAAGGCAGTGCATTTGAATCCCAGACCTCAATCCAAAGATTCAAAACCATCAACCAAAGCAAAATTTGGTGCTTCTTGTGAAGCTTGTGGGAGATATCTTCAAGATTTGCCTAATCGATTTTGCTCTATTGCATGCAAg GTGTCAGCTGGATCAGTGAAGAAAGAGCAAAAGCATAAAATGATAACATTCTCAATTGGGCTTTCATGGAAGGAAAACTACAATGGAGAAAGAAATTCAAGTGAAGAAGAGAATGAATATTTAACTGATATGTCTGAGGAAACTCAAGGATGGCTGAGTTCAGCATTGAAGCCAAGGAGACAATTGCACAAAAGGAAAGGAATCCCTCGTAGGTCTCCTCTCTGTTAA